In Rhizobium sp. WSM4643, the following are encoded in one genomic region:
- a CDS encoding electron transfer flavoprotein subunit beta/FixA family protein, translating to MKILVPVKRVVDYNVKIRVKPDGTGVELTNVKMSMNPFDEISVEEALRLREAGKCEEVVVVSIGPAKAEETLRTALAMGADRAILVETDDAVEPLTVAKILKAVADAEQPGLIISGKQAIDDDSNQTGQMLAALMGIAQATFASKIEIGDGKATVTREVDGGLQTIEIKLPAVVTSDLRLNEPRYASLPNIMKAKKKPLDKKTPGDFGVSTTPHLKVLKTEEPSGRKAGVKVKSVAELIDKLKNEAGVL from the coding sequence AGTCAAACGGGTTGTCGACTACAACGTGAAGATCCGGGTGAAGCCGGATGGCACGGGTGTCGAGCTAACCAATGTGAAGATGTCGATGAACCCGTTCGACGAGATCTCGGTGGAAGAGGCGCTGCGGCTGAGGGAAGCCGGCAAGTGCGAGGAAGTGGTGGTGGTGTCGATCGGTCCTGCCAAGGCCGAGGAGACGCTGCGGACCGCCCTTGCCATGGGCGCCGACCGGGCGATCCTGGTCGAGACCGACGATGCTGTAGAACCGCTCACGGTTGCCAAGATCCTCAAGGCTGTGGCCGATGCCGAACAGCCGGGGCTGATCATATCAGGCAAGCAGGCGATCGACGATGACAGCAACCAGACCGGCCAGATGCTGGCAGCACTGATGGGAATTGCCCAGGCGACCTTCGCCTCGAAGATCGAGATCGGTGATGGCAAAGCAACCGTCACCCGCGAAGTCGATGGCGGCCTGCAGACGATCGAGATCAAACTGCCGGCGGTCGTCACATCAGATCTGCGCTTGAACGAACCGCGCTATGCCTCGCTGCCGAATATCATGAAGGCGAAGAAGAAGCCGCTCGACAAGAAGACGCCCGGCGACTTCGGTGTCTCCACCACACCGCATCTCAAAGTGTTGAAGACCGAGGAACCGTCAGGCCGCAAGGCCGGCGTCAAGGTCAAGTCGGTCGCCGAACTGATCGACAAGCTCAAAAACGAAGCCGGCGTGCTGTAA
- a CDS encoding electron transfer flavoprotein subunit alpha/FixB family protein gives MTILLLADHDNASLSDQTAKALTAAAKIAKEQASDVHVLVAGKAAKPAADAAAKLAGVSKVLLAESDELANNLAEPLGDLIVSLAGSYDTIISAATSVGKNVLPRVAALLDVAQVSEIIEVISSDTFKRPIYAGNAIQTVQATDAKKVITVRTASFASAPEGGSATIEAIPAISDPGLSTFVADALSASDRPELTSAKIIISGGRALGSAEKFREVILPLADKLGAAVGASRAAVDAGYAPNDWQVGQTGKVVAPDLYIACGISGAIQHLAGMKDSKVIVAINKDEEAPIFQVADYGLVADLFDVLPELQKAL, from the coding sequence ATGACCATTCTTCTTCTGGCTGACCACGACAATGCCAGCCTGTCCGATCAGACCGCCAAGGCGCTGACGGCAGCAGCCAAGATCGCCAAGGAACAGGCAAGCGACGTGCATGTGCTGGTTGCCGGCAAGGCTGCCAAGCCCGCTGCCGACGCCGCCGCCAAGCTTGCCGGCGTCTCGAAAGTGCTGCTCGCCGAAAGCGACGAACTCGCCAACAATCTGGCCGAACCGCTCGGCGACCTGATCGTTTCGCTCGCGGGCAGCTACGACACGATTATCTCGGCCGCCACCTCCGTCGGCAAGAACGTGCTGCCGCGCGTCGCTGCCCTTCTCGACGTTGCCCAGGTCTCCGAGATCATCGAGGTGATCTCGTCCGACACCTTCAAGCGGCCGATCTATGCCGGCAACGCCATCCAGACGGTGCAGGCAACGGACGCCAAGAAGGTCATCACCGTGCGCACCGCATCCTTCGCCTCTGCGCCGGAGGGTGGTTCGGCGACGATCGAGGCAATCCCGGCGATATCCGATCCGGGTCTTTCCACCTTCGTCGCCGATGCGCTGTCGGCCTCCGACCGGCCGGAACTGACCTCGGCCAAGATCATCATCTCCGGCGGCCGGGCACTCGGTTCGGCGGAAAAATTCAGGGAAGTCATCCTGCCGCTGGCCGACAAGCTCGGTGCCGCCGTCGGCGCATCCAGAGCCGCCGTCGATGCCGGTTATGCGCCGAACGACTGGCAGGTCGGCCAGACCGGCAAGGTGGTGGCGCCTGATCTCTACATCGCCTGCGGCATTTCAGGCGCCATCCAGCATTTGGCCGGCATGAAGGATTCGAAGGTGATCGTCGCCATCAACAAGGACGAGGAGGCGCCGATCTTCCAGGTCGCCGACTACGGATTGGTCGCCGATCTCTTCGATGTCTTGCCGGAATTGCAAAAGGCGCTCTAG
- a CDS encoding 3-hydroxybutyryl-CoA dehydrogenase — protein sequence MNAVLKNIGIIGAGQMGCGIAHVSAAAGYRVHIYDLSQDRIESGLATINGNLARLVTNGKMTEEERKSTLSLISGSSDVNDLAPSDLVIEAATEDETVKRKIYTQVCPVLKPEALLATNTSSLSITRLAAATDRPERFMGIHFMNPVPVMKLVELVRGIATDEKTFSAAKEFVGTLEKTITVAEDFPAFIVNRILLPMINEAIYTLYEGVGTVDAIDTAMKLGANHPMGPLQLADFIGLDTCLSIMQVLHDGLADSKYRPCPLLVKYVEAGWLGRKSGRGFYDYRGEVPVPTR from the coding sequence ATGAATGCGGTGTTGAAGAATATTGGTATTATCGGTGCCGGCCAGATGGGCTGCGGCATCGCGCATGTTTCGGCCGCCGCAGGCTACAGGGTTCACATTTATGATCTCTCGCAGGACCGCATCGAATCCGGCCTTGCCACCATCAACGGCAACCTGGCTCGCCTGGTGACGAACGGCAAGATGACCGAAGAGGAACGCAAGTCGACCTTGTCGCTCATATCAGGCTCGTCCGATGTCAATGATCTCGCCCCCTCCGATCTCGTCATCGAGGCCGCCACCGAGGATGAAACAGTCAAGCGCAAGATCTATACTCAGGTCTGTCCGGTCCTGAAGCCGGAAGCGCTGCTTGCCACCAACACCTCTTCCCTTTCCATCACCCGGCTTGCTGCCGCCACCGACCGCCCCGAACGCTTCATGGGCATACATTTCATGAACCCGGTGCCGGTGATGAAGCTGGTCGAACTGGTGCGCGGCATCGCCACCGACGAGAAGACCTTCTCCGCCGCCAAGGAATTCGTCGGCACGCTGGAAAAGACCATCACCGTCGCCGAGGATTTCCCGGCCTTCATCGTCAACCGCATCCTGCTGCCGATGATCAACGAAGCGATCTACACGCTCTATGAAGGCGTCGGCACGGTCGACGCCATCGATACGGCGATGAAGCTCGGCGCCAACCATCCGATGGGGCCGCTGCAGCTTGCCGATTTCATCGGCCTCGACACCTGCCTTTCGATCATGCAGGTGCTGCATGACGGCCTGGCGGACTCGAAATATCGTCCTTGTCCGCTGCTGGTGAAATATGTCGAAGCCGGCTGGCTCGGACGCAAGTCCGGCCGCGGCTTCTATGACTATCGCGGCGAAGTGCCGGTCCCGACGCGCTAA
- the tlpA gene encoding thiol:disulfide interchange protein TlpA: MTTRKPLGLPSLKWIAIAAVAGVVAGAAAVYVKETGIGNGGGETASAECKLAKDRIAGITPLMRGQVAAMVAANEPRKLTAISFNGPDGKLLTLDHFAGKIVLLNLWATWCVPCREEMPALNALEKEMGSDRFQVVPVNIDTGDDEKPRTFLADTGVDALQLYRDNTISVFNSLKKEGLAFGLPVTLLIDDKGCLISAMNGPAAWDSEDARALIKGAIGS; encoded by the coding sequence ATGACGACAAGAAAACCCCTCGGGCTGCCATCCCTGAAATGGATCGCGATAGCCGCCGTTGCGGGTGTTGTTGCCGGTGCGGCAGCGGTATACGTGAAGGAGACGGGGATTGGCAATGGCGGCGGCGAAACGGCCTCGGCCGAATGCAAGCTCGCTAAAGACCGCATCGCCGGCATTACACCGCTGATGAGGGGACAGGTGGCCGCCATGGTCGCCGCCAATGAGCCGCGCAAGCTGACCGCCATTTCCTTCAACGGGCCGGACGGCAAATTGCTGACGCTCGATCATTTCGCCGGCAAGATCGTGCTTCTCAATCTCTGGGCGACATGGTGCGTCCCCTGCCGCGAGGAGATGCCGGCGCTGAATGCGCTCGAGAAGGAGATGGGCAGCGACCGGTTCCAGGTGGTGCCGGTCAATATCGATACCGGCGACGACGAGAAGCCGAGGACCTTCCTCGCGGACACCGGCGTCGATGCGCTGCAGCTCTATCGCGACAATACGATTTCGGTATTCAACAGCCTGAAGAAGGAAGGCCTCGCTTTCGGGCTGCCGGTGACGCTGCTGATCGATGACAAGGGATGCCTGATCTCCGCCATGAACGGCCCTGCCGCCTGGGACAGCGAGGATGCCAGGGCGCTGATCAAGGGTGCGATCGGATCGTAA
- the argH gene encoding argininosuccinate lyase — translation MADDNTDTKSSNQMWGGRFASGPDAIMEEINASIGFDKKLFAQDIRGSIAHATMLAHQGIISADDKDKIVHGLNTILSEIESGNFEFSRQLEDIHMNVEARLATLIGPAAGRLHTARSRNDQVALDFRLWVKEELEKTEQMLTGLIAAFLDRAEEHAESVMPGFTHLQTAQPVTFGHHCMAYVEMFGRDRSRVRHAIEHLDESPIGAAALAGTGYPIDRHMTAKALGFREPTRNSIDTVSDRDFAIEFLSIAAIAGMHLSRLAEEIVIWSTPQFGFVRLSDAFSTGSSIMPQKKNPDAAELVRAKTGRINGSLVALLTIMKGLPLAYSKDMQEDKEQVFDAAESLELAIAAMTGMMRDMTVNTARMKAAAGSGYSTATDLADWLVREAGLPFRDAHHVTGRAVALAESKGCDLAELPLSDLQAIHPDITDKVYDVLTVEASVASRKSFGGTAPSEVRRQIAFWRARN, via the coding sequence ATGGCCGACGACAACACGGACACCAAATCCTCCAACCAGATGTGGGGCGGTCGCTTCGCCTCCGGCCCGGACGCGATCATGGAGGAGATAAATGCCTCGATCGGTTTCGACAAGAAGCTATTCGCGCAGGATATCCGCGGTTCCATTGCCCATGCGACGATGCTCGCCCATCAGGGGATTATTTCCGCTGACGATAAGGACAAGATCGTTCACGGGCTAAACACGATCCTGTCAGAAATCGAAAGCGGCAATTTCGAATTCTCGCGTCAGCTCGAAGACATCCATATGAATGTCGAAGCACGCTTGGCGACCCTGATCGGCCCCGCCGCCGGCCGCCTGCACACCGCCCGCTCGCGCAACGATCAAGTGGCGCTCGACTTCCGTCTCTGGGTGAAGGAAGAGCTTGAGAAGACCGAGCAGATGCTGACCGGCCTGATCGCGGCCTTCCTCGACCGCGCCGAAGAACATGCCGAAAGCGTCATGCCGGGCTTCACCCATCTGCAGACCGCCCAGCCCGTTACCTTCGGCCATCACTGCATGGCCTATGTCGAAATGTTCGGCCGCGACCGCTCGCGCGTGCGCCACGCCATCGAGCATCTGGATGAAAGCCCGATCGGTGCCGCCGCCCTTGCCGGCACCGGGTATCCGATCGACCGCCACATGACGGCCAAGGCGCTCGGTTTCCGCGAGCCGACCCGCAACTCCATCGATACGGTCTCCGACCGCGATTTCGCCATCGAATTCCTGTCGATCGCAGCGATCGCGGGCATGCACCTGTCGCGTCTGGCGGAAGAGATCGTCATCTGGTCGACCCCGCAATTCGGTTTCGTGCGTCTGTCCGACGCCTTCTCGACCGGCTCGTCGATCATGCCGCAGAAGAAGAACCCGGACGCTGCCGAACTGGTGCGCGCCAAGACCGGTCGCATCAACGGCTCGCTGGTGGCGCTGCTGACGATCATGAAGGGGTTGCCGCTCGCCTATTCCAAGGACATGCAGGAAGACAAGGAACAGGTCTTCGACGCAGCCGAGAGCCTGGAACTGGCAATCGCCGCCATGACCGGCATGATGCGCGACATGACTGTCAACACCGCACGCATGAAGGCGGCGGCCGGCTCCGGCTATTCGACGGCGACCGATCTTGCCGACTGGCTGGTGCGCGAAGCAGGCCTCCCCTTCCGCGACGCCCATCACGTCACCGGCCGCGCCGTTGCACTCGCCGAAAGCAAGGGCTGCGACCTTGCCGAGCTGCCGCTCTCCGATCTGCAGGCGATCCATCCCGACATCACCGACAAGGTCTATGATGTGCTGACCGTCGAGGCCTCGGTCGCCAGCCGCAAGAGCTTCGGCGGCACGGCGCCGTCCGAAGTACGCAGGCAGATCGCCTTCTGGCGCGCCCGCAACTAA
- the lptM gene encoding LPS translocon maturation chaperone LptM — protein sequence MPQKRISMKSLPHLVRLTAVLAVIGLAVAGCGRKGDLDPPSAAATKEGDVSKPTKQPGTVDKPFLLDPLL from the coding sequence ATGCCGCAGAAGAGGATATCCATGAAGAGCCTGCCCCACCTCGTCCGCCTGACGGCGGTTCTCGCCGTCATCGGCCTTGCCGTTGCCGGATGCGGGCGCAAGGGCGACCTCGATCCGCCGAGCGCTGCGGCAACCAAGGAAGGCGACGTTTCCAAGCCGACGAAACAGCCGGGAACCGTCGACAAACCCTTCCTTCTCGATCCCCTTCTTTAA
- the lysA gene encoding diaminopimelate decarboxylase: protein MNHFEYRDGVLHAENVPVPEIAKAVGTPFYVYSTATLERHYRVFSEAFADMDSMVCYAMKANSNQAVLKTLGRLGAGIDVVSEGELRRALAAGIPADRIMFSGVGKTPSEMDFALEAGIYCFNVESEPELEILNQRAVSAGKKAPVSFRINPDVDAKTHSKISTGKKENKFGISWERARAIYAHAAKLPGIAVTGIDMHIGSQITELQPFDDAFKLLHDLVATLRADGHTIHHVDIGGGLGIPYKDDNNPPPLPDAYAAIVKNQLRGLDCKIITEPGRLIVGNAGILVTEVLYVKDGGEKTFVIVDGAMNDLIRPTLYEAYHEIRPVTISAANAPRIRADVVGPVCETGDYLALDREMAMPKPGDLMAVSTAGAYGAVQAGTYNSRLLVPEVLVRGSDFHTIRPRRTYAELISLDSVPAWLD from the coding sequence GTGAACCATTTCGAGTACCGCGACGGCGTCCTTCATGCCGAGAACGTTCCCGTTCCCGAGATCGCCAAGGCGGTCGGCACGCCTTTCTACGTCTATTCCACTGCAACGCTGGAGCGTCATTACCGCGTCTTTTCGGAAGCCTTCGCCGACATGGACTCCATGGTCTGCTATGCGATGAAGGCGAATTCGAACCAGGCAGTGCTGAAGACGCTGGGCCGTCTCGGCGCCGGCATCGACGTGGTCTCTGAAGGCGAACTGCGCCGCGCGCTTGCCGCCGGCATTCCGGCGGACCGCATCATGTTCTCAGGTGTCGGCAAGACGCCGTCCGAGATGGATTTCGCCCTTGAGGCCGGCATCTACTGCTTCAATGTCGAATCCGAGCCCGAGCTTGAAATCCTCAACCAGCGCGCCGTGAGCGCGGGCAAGAAAGCGCCGGTCTCCTTCCGCATCAACCCTGATGTCGATGCGAAGACGCATTCCAAGATCTCGACCGGCAAGAAGGAAAACAAGTTCGGCATCTCCTGGGAGCGCGCCCGCGCCATCTATGCCCATGCCGCAAAGCTGCCCGGCATCGCGGTCACCGGCATCGACATGCATATCGGCAGCCAGATCACCGAACTCCAGCCCTTCGACGACGCCTTCAAGCTGCTGCACGACCTTGTCGCGACGCTCCGTGCCGACGGCCACACCATCCACCACGTCGATATCGGCGGCGGCCTCGGCATTCCCTACAAGGACGACAACAATCCGCCGCCGCTGCCGGACGCCTACGCGGCAATCGTCAAGAACCAGCTGCGCGGCCTGGACTGTAAGATCATCACCGAACCCGGCCGCCTGATCGTCGGCAATGCCGGCATTCTCGTGACAGAAGTCCTCTATGTGAAGGATGGCGGCGAAAAGACCTTCGTCATCGTCGACGGCGCGATGAACGATCTCATCCGCCCGACGCTCTACGAGGCCTATCACGAGATTCGCCCTGTAACGATTTCGGCGGCCAACGCGCCGCGCATCCGCGCCGATGTCGTGGGCCCCGTCTGCGAGACCGGCGACTATCTGGCGCTCGACCGCGAGATGGCGATGCCGAAACCCGGCGACCTGATGGCCGTCAGCACTGCCGGCGCCTATGGCGCGGTCCAGGCCGGCACTTATAACAGCCGCCTGCTGGTGCCCGAAGTTCTGGTCAGGGGCAGCGATTTCCATACGATTCGACCGCGCCGAACCTATGCCGAGCTGATCAGCCTCGATTCCGTTCCGGCCTGGCTCGACTGA
- a CDS encoding TIGR02302 family protein, whose protein sequence is MTSPSRQKKGAFAFRPSLARLVTTKRLLARIVLLFEQLLPPLMPVLSVIAFYLSASWFGLFRSVPDWLRILLLIAFAAAFLVSLLPFRTLRWPRIAEADRMLEERNGLPHQPVTVQEDEPAFDTPFGRALWREHQTRMAEKIAALDAGLPRPDIAAHDRFALRTVPALLLVTAFGYSLSINGGSIRDALQAAPAQVVSDPAVRIDAWVTPPSYTGRAPVYLTADGSEQAPIGIPQFSGLTVRVSGGRTAEKVVFRKANGEAQDIAVQADTKPQQTAVSGSEQQTAAPASQALVAQTHMMKLQENGALEVNGRRWSFNVLPDKAPEIAFDGLPKPSVNGALEIGFTVRDDYGVQEAHAEIVPVDPDPTATPLYPLPEYRLDIPRRNARDAKAVTSRNLTEHPLAGKRVRITLFAKDAAGQTGRSPPHEMTLPSRPFNEPLAAAVAEERQVFALDTRKMPQAIALNEALTIRPEETIPKLTNYLLLESALTRMKLAKGEDALKDTAQYLWEIALGMEDGDLSLAERKLREAQQNLADALDRNAPDAEIKKLMDELRKAMQDYMTELAQRMQNAPMQPNQNAQNILRQQDLERMMDQIENLARSGNRDAAQQMLSELQRMMNNLQAGRPQRSQQSQENSEARKQIDKLGEILRDQQKLMEQTFRLDQQLRDRMQRGEPDMGENDPLLDEMNPGENGEPQDQQQGQQGKDGQQPSDQMTAEQLREALKQLRAQQDGLGKQLGELQKSLGEMGMKPGPGFGQAQREMEGAGRELGQGRGQPAVEGQGRALEALRQGARDMMNQMMQAQQGQQGQGPNGQVGQGDQNGRDPLGRPRRTQGPDFGDNSVKVPDEIDVQRAREILDAIREKLGNNPPQEMERRYLERLLDIQ, encoded by the coding sequence ATGACAAGCCCCTCGAGGCAGAAGAAAGGTGCATTTGCCTTCCGTCCCTCGCTTGCCCGGCTGGTGACGACAAAACGCCTGCTGGCGCGCATCGTGCTCTTATTCGAGCAGTTGCTGCCGCCTCTGATGCCGGTACTGTCCGTCATCGCCTTTTATCTCTCCGCCTCCTGGTTCGGTCTCTTCCGCAGCGTGCCGGACTGGCTGCGCATTCTGCTGCTCATCGCCTTTGCTGCCGCTTTTCTCGTCTCGCTCCTCCCCTTCCGCACCTTGCGCTGGCCGAGGATCGCCGAGGCCGACCGCATGCTGGAAGAGCGCAACGGCCTGCCGCACCAGCCGGTCACCGTCCAGGAAGACGAGCCGGCCTTCGATACGCCCTTCGGCCGGGCGCTCTGGCGCGAGCACCAGACGCGCATGGCTGAAAAGATCGCGGCGCTCGATGCCGGACTGCCGCGACCTGATATCGCCGCGCATGATCGTTTCGCCCTGCGCACCGTCCCGGCGCTGCTGCTCGTCACGGCCTTCGGTTATTCGCTATCGATCAACGGCGGCTCGATACGCGACGCGTTGCAGGCGGCGCCCGCGCAGGTGGTCAGCGATCCGGCGGTGCGCATCGACGCCTGGGTAACGCCGCCTTCCTATACCGGCCGCGCCCCGGTTTACCTTACGGCTGACGGGAGCGAGCAGGCGCCGATCGGCATTCCCCAGTTTTCAGGCCTCACTGTCCGGGTCAGCGGCGGAAGGACGGCCGAAAAAGTCGTGTTCCGCAAGGCGAACGGCGAGGCGCAGGATATCGCCGTGCAGGCCGATACCAAGCCGCAGCAGACAGCGGTATCAGGCAGCGAGCAGCAGACGGCGGCACCGGCCAGCCAGGCTCTCGTCGCGCAGACGCATATGATGAAGCTGCAGGAGAACGGCGCACTCGAGGTCAACGGCCGCCGCTGGAGCTTCAACGTGCTGCCCGACAAGGCGCCGGAAATTGCCTTCGACGGGCTGCCGAAGCCCAGCGTCAACGGCGCGCTTGAAATCGGCTTCACCGTCAGGGACGATTACGGCGTCCAGGAAGCGCATGCGGAAATCGTTCCTGTCGACCCCGATCCGACGGCAACGCCGCTCTATCCACTGCCGGAATACCGGCTGGATATTCCGCGCCGCAACGCCCGCGACGCCAAGGCTGTGACCAGCCGGAACCTGACCGAACATCCGCTTGCCGGCAAACGTGTGCGCATCACGCTCTTCGCCAAGGATGCCGCCGGCCAGACCGGCCGCAGCCCGCCGCATGAGATGACGCTGCCGTCACGCCCCTTCAACGAGCCGCTTGCCGCGGCCGTCGCCGAGGAACGGCAGGTTTTCGCGCTCGATACGCGCAAGATGCCGCAGGCGATCGCCCTGAACGAGGCGCTGACCATCCGCCCCGAGGAGACCATCCCGAAGCTCACCAATTACCTGCTCTTGGAATCCGCCTTGACGCGTATGAAGCTCGCAAAGGGCGAGGATGCGCTGAAGGATACGGCCCAATATCTGTGGGAGATCGCCCTCGGCATGGAGGATGGCGATCTTTCGCTGGCCGAGCGCAAGCTGCGCGAGGCCCAGCAGAACCTCGCCGACGCGTTGGACCGCAACGCCCCGGACGCGGAGATCAAGAAGCTGATGGACGAGCTGCGCAAGGCGATGCAGGACTATATGACTGAGCTTGCCCAACGCATGCAGAACGCGCCGATGCAGCCGAACCAGAACGCGCAGAACATTCTGCGCCAGCAGGATCTGGAACGGATGATGGATCAGATCGAGAATCTCGCCCGCTCCGGCAATCGTGACGCGGCCCAGCAGATGCTGTCGGAATTGCAGCGGATGATGAACAACCTGCAGGCCGGCCGGCCGCAGCGCAGCCAGCAGAGCCAGGAAAACAGCGAAGCCCGCAAGCAGATCGACAAGCTCGGCGAGATCCTGCGCGACCAGCAAAAGCTGATGGAGCAGACCTTCCGGCTCGACCAGCAGCTCAGGGACCGCATGCAACGCGGCGAGCCCGACATGGGCGAGAACGATCCGCTGCTCGACGAGATGAACCCCGGAGAAAACGGCGAGCCGCAGGATCAGCAGCAGGGCCAGCAAGGCAAGGATGGACAGCAGCCCTCCGACCAGATGACGGCCGAGCAGCTGCGTGAGGCGCTGAAACAGCTGCGCGCGCAGCAGGATGGGTTGGGCAAGCAACTCGGCGAATTGCAGAAGAGCCTCGGCGAGATGGGAATGAAGCCCGGCCCGGGTTTTGGCCAGGCGCAACGCGAAATGGAAGGCGCCGGCCGTGAACTCGGCCAGGGCCGCGGCCAACCGGCTGTCGAGGGCCAGGGCCGCGCGTTGGAAGCGCTTCGCCAGGGCGCCCGCGACATGATGAACCAGATGATGCAGGCGCAGCAGGGCCAGCAGGGTCAAGGTCCGAACGGCCAGGTAGGCCAGGGCGACCAGAACGGCCGCGACCCGCTCGGCCGGCCGCGCCGGACCCAAGGGCCGGATTTCGGCGACAACAGCGTGAAGGTGCCTGACGAAATCGACGTTCAGCGGGCGCGAGAAATCCTTGACGCGATCCGCGAAAAGCTCGGCAACAATCCACCGCAGGAAATGGAACGGCGATATCTCGAACGGTTGCTGGACATCCAGTAG
- a CDS encoding response regulator translates to MARILITEDEDSLRSFVARALRLDGHETDEAADGAEGLEKLKDGVYDLLLSDIRMPVMDGIELAHQAKDAFPGLKILLMTGYAEQRERADDLAEKIIDVVAKPFALPDIRKAVARALVA, encoded by the coding sequence ATGGCAAGAATTCTGATTACGGAAGACGAAGACTCCCTGCGGTCGTTCGTAGCCCGAGCCCTGCGGCTCGATGGCCACGAGACCGACGAGGCGGCCGATGGAGCCGAGGGCTTGGAGAAGCTCAAGGACGGGGTCTACGATCTGCTGCTTTCAGACATCCGCATGCCTGTGATGGACGGCATTGAACTCGCCCATCAGGCAAAAGACGCTTTTCCTGGCTTGAAAATCCTGCTGATGACCGGCTATGCCGAACAACGCGAACGGGCCGACGATCTTGCCGAGAAGATCATCGATGTCGTCGCCAAACCATTCGCGCTTCCCGATATCCGCAAGGCGGTCGCCCGGGCGCTTGTCGCTTAG
- the hpt gene encoding hypoxanthine phosphoribosyltransferase, giving the protein MPVVRGKNIEPLFTAEQIAERNHSMAREIASGPTKDLLVIAVLKGSFIFAADLIRALHDSGLAPEVEFITLSSYGIGTVSQGVRIVKDIDSDVHGRDVLLIDDILESGRTLLFAKELLFERGARNVTIAVLLDKRVKRKEKLEADYVGFECPDYFVVGYGMDVAYAFRELPFVGVVTGDA; this is encoded by the coding sequence ATGCCTGTCGTGCGCGGAAAAAACATAGAGCCGCTTTTCACCGCCGAGCAGATCGCCGAGCGCAATCATTCGATGGCGCGGGAGATCGCCAGTGGCCCGACCAAGGACCTGCTCGTCATCGCCGTGCTGAAGGGCTCCTTCATTTTCGCCGCCGACCTGATCCGCGCCCTGCATGATAGCGGGCTTGCCCCGGAGGTCGAGTTCATCACGCTGTCGAGCTACGGCATTGGCACGGTTTCTCAGGGCGTGCGTATCGTCAAGGATATCGACAGCGACGTGCATGGCCGCGACGTCCTGTTGATCGACGATATCCTCGAATCCGGCCGGACGCTGCTCTTTGCCAAGGAACTGCTCTTCGAGCGTGGCGCGCGCAACGTCACGATCGCCGTGCTGCTCGACAAGCGCGTCAAGCGTAAGGAAAAGCTGGAGGCCGACTATGTCGGCTTCGAATGCCCTGACTATTTTGTCGTCGGCTACGGCATGGATGTCGCCTATGCGTTTCGCGAACTGCCCTTCGTCGGCGTGGTGACCGGGGACGCCTGA
- the ftsE gene encoding cell division ATP-binding protein FtsE yields the protein MIHFENVGLRYGMGPEILRDLTFDIPKKSFQFLTGPSGAGKTSLLRMLFMSLQPTRGLIRMFGRDISEIPRPELPLLRRRVGIVFQDFRLLDHLTTYENVALPLRVRGKDESSYKTDVLELLKWVGLGERINVLPPVLSGGEKQRAAIARALMDRPEVLLADEPTGNVDPPMAKRLLNLFLELNRLGTAVVIATHDLALMEQVEARRMILSEGHLDIYD from the coding sequence TTGATCCACTTTGAGAATGTCGGTTTGCGCTATGGCATGGGCCCGGAAATCCTCCGGGACCTGACCTTCGACATCCCGAAGAAATCCTTTCAGTTCCTGACAGGCCCATCGGGTGCCGGCAAGACGTCGCTGCTGCGGATGCTTTTCATGTCTCTGCAGCCGACACGCGGCCTGATCCGCATGTTCGGGCGCGACATTTCCGAAATCCCTCGCCCCGAACTGCCGCTTCTGCGCCGCCGCGTCGGCATCGTCTTCCAGGATTTCCGCCTGCTCGACCATCTCACCACCTATGAGAATGTCGCTTTGCCCTTACGGGTGCGTGGCAAGGATGAGAGCTCCTACAAGACCGACGTGCTGGAGCTGTTGAAATGGGTCGGCCTTGGCGAACGCATCAACGTGCTGCCGCCCGTGCTCTCCGGCGGCGAGAAGCAGCGCGCCGCAATCGCCCGGGCGCTGATGGACCGGCCGGAAGTGCTGCTGGCCGACGAACCCACAGGCAATGTCGACCCGCCGATGGCCAAGCGCCTGCTCAATCTTTTCCTCGAGCTGAACCGCCTCGGCACGGCGGTCGTGATCGCCACGCATGACCTGGCGCTGATGGAACAGGTGGAAGCGCGACGCATGATCCTCTCAGAGGGGCATCTCGATATTTATGACTGA